From the Streptomyces sp. NBC_00654 genome, the window CGGAAGCGGGATCCGGTGCGCTGCGATTCCGCGTTGCCGTTCCCGGTGTCCGCTCCGTACGCCTGCACCATTCGCTGTCCTCACTGCCTCGTGCCATGCCCGTCGCCGCGTTCTCGACCCTAGGCGATGAGCGGCTTCTTTCCCGCCGCCGACCGCGGCCGTTCGGAGATCAGGACGAACGGGCCGGGACCGCGGGTTCCGGCCGGAGCCGGGCCGCAGGCCCTTGTGACAGAACACGCATACTCGGGCGAAGGCCCGGCGTGTCAGCTCTGGCCTGCGGCTTCCGGCGCAAGTCCCTGGAGCAGCACCCGGATGATGCGGTCGGCCAGGTCCTCCGGCAGCGCGGCGTCGGGGCGGTGGACGGTGCGTACGAGCATCGGGCCGAGGAACAGATCGTCGATCAGTTCCACATCGATGTCGTCCCGGAGCTCGCCCGCGTCCACCGCGCGCCGCACCGCCGCCAGCATCGCGACCCGGCGCGGTGCGATCACCGTGCCCTGGTATTCGGACCACAGCTTGGGGTGGCTCTTCATCTGGGCGAAGACGTTGTGCAGAAGGACCGAGGACCGCTGCGCGAGGCCGCGGGTCCGCAGTGTCTCCAGGAGCACCCGCAGATCGTCGAGTCCGGCGGTGCCGGAGACGACGGCGTCGGCGGGCTCCATGTCGCGCAGGACGTCGACGAAGAGCTCCTCCTTGCCGCTCCAGCGCCGGTAGATGGTGGCCTTGCCGACCCCCGCGGTGCGGGCGATGCGCTCGATGGACAGGCCGGCCAGGGGCTCCCCGGCCTCCAGGAGCCCGATGACGGCGTCCAGGATGGCCCGTTCGGCCGCGGCGCTGCGGGGGCGGCCACGGCGGGGTTCCGGATCCTGCGCACGGCCGGCGCCGCCGCAGCCCGGCGCCCGGCCGGCGTCGTGGCGGTCCTGCCCGTGATCCGTGTCGTCCTCGTGGTCCACGGGACCCGTGCGGCCCTCGTGCCCCTCATGGTCCACGGGGTCCGCGTGGTCCGTGCGACCCGCCCGATCCTGTTCCGGCACCTGGAAATCCGCCTCTCGCCGCGCTGTCCTGCCGTCGCCACGATTCTCGCCGACCCGGAGTGTGCGGGACGACCGACGGCCGGAGAGTCACCCCATGGGGGCGGCTTCCGGCCGTCGGCCCCGGCCCGCTGCCGGGGTTACCGGCCTGCCGTCCTGCCTTCCAGCACCGGCTCCTGATCGGGACCGGAGCCGGCGGCCGGTCCCGCCGTGCCGTCCCCGCGGACCGGGGGCCTGCCCGGCAGGAACAGTCCGACCACCAGCGCGCCGATCAGCGCGACCGCCGCCGATCCGAGGGCGGTCACATGCATGGCGCCGATGAACGCGTCGTTGGCCGCGGCGACGAGCGGCTTGCCGGCCGGGCCGAGCCCGGCGGCGACGCCCAGCGTGGCCTCGATCGACTCGCCCGCGACGTCCCTGACCCCGGCCGGGACCCCGGCGAGATGCCCTTCGATGTCACCCCGGTAGACGGTGGACAGCACCGAGCCGAGCACCGCGACGCCGAGCGCCCCGCCGACCTGACGGAAGGTGTTGTTGATCGCCGAGCCGGAACCGGCCTTCTCCCGGGGCAGCGCCTGCATCACGGCGACGGTGACCGGCGGCATGATGTGCGCCATGCCGGTGCCCTGGGCGAAGAAGACCAGGCACATCACCCAGACCGGCGTACCGGCGTCGAACAGGGCGAACGCGGCGAGCCCGCCCGCGACCAGCAGCATGCCCACCGTGCAGACGGCGCGGGCGCCGAAGCGGTCGACGACCAGCCGGGCACGCGGCGCGAAGATGATCTGCGCGGCGGCGAGCGGCACGATCAGCAGCCCGGACTCCAGCGCGCTGTATCCGCGCACGCTCTGGAGATAGAACGCGGAGAAGAAGGTCACCCCCATCAGCGCGAAGAAGACCAGGGCGATGGCGGCCACGGCGGCGGAGAAGGCGGGCTTCCTGAAGTACGTGATGTCGATGGCCGGATGGCTGCTGCGCTTCTCGTGCCAGACGAACCCGGCCAGCACGACGAGGCCGCCGATGGTGGAGACCAGCACCGTGGTGTCGGTGAAGTCGGCGAGTTCGCCGCCGCGGATGATGCCGTACACCAGCAGGACCAGGCCGACGATGGAGAGCACGACGCCCAGCGGGTCGACCTTGCCGGGCTTCGGATCCCGGGAGTCCGGTACGAGCAGCACCATCGCGACCAGCGCGACGACCACCACGGGCACGTTGACCAGGAAGATCGAGCCCCACCAGAAGTGCTCCAGCAGCAGCCCCCCGGTGATGGGGCCGATGGCGATGCCGAGGCCCACGCTGCCCGCCCAGATGCCGATGGCCTTGGGCTGCTCGTCGCGCTCGAAGACGTTCATCAGGACGGCGAGCGTGGCGGGCATCACGAACGCCGCGCCGAAGCCCATCAGGGCGCGCCAGGTGATGAGTTCGGCGGGCGAGGAGGAGAGCGCGGCCAGCCCGGAGCCGATGCCGAAGACGAGGATGCCGAAGAGGAGGACCTTCTTTCGGCCGATGCGGTCACCGAGCAGACCGGCGGTGAAGAGCAGCCCCGCGAAGACGAGCGTGTAGGAGTTGATCGCCCACTCCAGCTCGCTCTGGGTGGCGCCGATCCCGGTCGGGGCGGGGCTCGCGATCGTCTTGACCGCGACATTCAGGATCGAGTTGTCCAGCACCACGATGAGCAGGCTGAACATGAGAACGGTGAGGATCGCCCAGCGGCGGCGGTGGATCGCCTCGGGGACACGGGGCACGGCGGCGGGAGCGCCGGTCGGTATGGACATGCCCCCGACCCTAACCCACTTTCGATACGACACCGTCTCGTATTGATAAGTCTTTACCCTCCTCGACGACTCGTGCGGGCCCACTTCCCGCCGGCCGCGCGGGGATGCCACCATGGAGGGGATCCGGGGACGCCGTAAGGGCGCCTCGAGATGACGAAGGAGCCGTTTCGCCATGTCGCTTCAGGCTGCGCAGAATCATTCCGCCCCATCCCCCGCGGGTCCCACCGCCGACAGCAGCAAAGCGCTGTACGGAGGCACGAGCACCCGCCGCATCACCGTCCACAGCATCGCCGCCGCCACCGAGCGCGGCGAGAAGTGGCCCATGCTCACCGCATACGACGCGATGACCGCGTCCGTCTTCGACGAGGCCGGCATCCCGGTCATGCTCGTCGGGGACTCCATGGGCAACTGCCACCTCGGCTACGAGACCACCGTGCCCGTCACGATGGACGAGATCGCCATGCTGTCCGCCGCCGTCGTCCGGGGCACCAGGCGGGCCCTGATCGTCGCCGACCTCCCCTTCGGCTCGTACCAGGAAGGCCCCGTCCAGGCCCTGCGCAACGCCACCCGGCTGATCAAGGAGTCCGGGGTCGGCGCGGTCAAGCTGGAGGGCGGCGAGCGTTCCCACGAGCAGATCCGGCTGCTGGTCGAGTCCGGCATCCCGGTCATGGCCCACATCGGTCTGACCCCGCAGTCCGTCAACGCGATGGGCTACCGGGTGCAGGGCCGCGGCGAGGAGGCCGCACAGCAACTGCTGCGCGACGCGAAGGCGGTGCAGGACGCGGGCGCGTTCGCCGTCGTGCTGGAACTCGTACCGGCCGAGCTGGCCGCCGAGGTCACCCGCACCCTGCACATCCCGACCGTCGGCATCGGGGCCGGGCCCGACACGGACGCCCAGGTGCTGGTCTACACCGACATGGTCGGCCTGACCGGCGGCAAGGTGCCGCGCTTCACCAAGCAGTACGCCGACCTGCGCAAGGTGCTCGGTGACGCGGCGAAGGAGTTCGCCGACGAGGTCGTGGGCGGCTCGTTCCCGGCGCCCGAGCACACGTTCCACTAGGGCGTATGCCGAGAGTCCCGCCCTGCTCGTGACGCCCTTCGGGCGGACGGCGCTACTTCCGGCACACCCTGGGACTGCACCTCCCGCGGACCATTTCCCGCACCACCGACAGCCCGCCGACATCCCCCATCGGCGGGCTGTCGCCCTGTCACCCCCCGGCCGCCGGGGCTGTCGGTGGGCTGTCGGTGGGCTGTCGGTGGGCTGTCGGTGGCGGCTGGTCCCATGGGGACATGACGCGAATCGACAACAACCTCAGGCACGGCGGGAACGCCGTCGAGGTACGGGGGCTGGTCAAGCACTACGGATCGACCAGAGCGCTGGACGGCGTGGATCTCGATGTGGGCGAGGGCACCGTGCTCGGTGTGCTCGGCCCCAACGGCGCCGGCAAGACCACCCTCGTACGCTGCCTTTCGACCCTGATCCTTCCCGATGCCGGGCACGCCGTCGTGGCGGGCTACGACGTGGTGCGGCAGCCCCGGCAGCTGCGCCGCAGGATCGGGCTGACCGGACAGTACGCCTCGGTCGACGAGAAGCTCTCCGGCTGGGAGAACCTCTACATGATCGGGCGGCTCCTCGACCTGCCGCGCAAGCGCGCCCGTGCCCGCGCCGACGAACTGCTGGAGCGGTTCTCGCTCACCGCCGCCGCCCGGCGCCCCGCGATGGAGTACTCCGGGGGCATGCGGCGCCGGCTCGACCTGGCCGCCTCCATGATCGGCAGCCCGGCCGTCCTGTATCTGGACGAGCCGACGACGGGTCTCGACCCCCGTACCCGCAACGAGGTCTGGGACGAGGTGCGGCGCATGGTCGCGGAGGGGGCGACCGTGCTGCTCACCACCCAGTACATGGAAGAGGCCGAGCAGCTCGCCGACGAACTGACGGTCATCGACCACGGGAAGATCATCGCGCGCGGCGGGGTGGACGAGCTCAAGGCGAAGGTCGGCGGCCGCACCCTCCAGATCCGGCCCTCGGACCCGGCGCGGCTGGCCGCGATGGCCCAGGCGCTCAGGGAGGCCGGACTCGACGGGATCGCGGGCGCGCAGGCCGTACCGGACGAGGGGCTGCTGCTCGTGCCGATCCTCAGCGACGAGCAGCTCACCGCCGTCATAGGGCTGCTGGGCACCCGGGGGTTCCCCCTCGCCCATGTGGCCACCGCACTGCCCAGCCTGGACGAGGTGTTCCTCGCCATCACCGGTGAGAAGTCCCCGTCGGTGACCGACACGATCCCCGAGGAGGTCGCGGCATGAGCACGGCGACTCTGACACCCACGCCCACCGGGTCCGTACCGCCGAAGGCACTTCCCGGCGAGGGCCGGATCGGCCCGCGGGCCAATCTGCGGCACATCGGGGCCCTGGTGCGGCGCAATCTGCTCCAGATCAAGAAGGACCCGGAGTCGATGTTCGACGCGGTCCTGATGCCCATCATCTTCACGCTGCTCTTCGTGTACGTCTTCGGCGGCTCGGTCGGCGGCAGCCTGGGCGGCGACCGGCAGGACTATCTGAACTACCTGATCCCCGGCCTGATGGCGATGATGGGCATGAGCATCGCCTCCGCGGTCGGCACCGGTGTCAACGACGACTTCCGCAAGGGCGTCATGGACCGGTT encodes:
- a CDS encoding MFS transporter, encoding MSIPTGAPAAVPRVPEAIHRRRWAILTVLMFSLLIVVLDNSILNVAVKTIASPAPTGIGATQSELEWAINSYTLVFAGLLFTAGLLGDRIGRKKVLLFGILVFGIGSGLAALSSSPAELITWRALMGFGAAFVMPATLAVLMNVFERDEQPKAIGIWAGSVGLGIAIGPITGGLLLEHFWWGSIFLVNVPVVVVALVAMVLLVPDSRDPKPGKVDPLGVVLSIVGLVLLVYGIIRGGELADFTDTTVLVSTIGGLVVLAGFVWHEKRSSHPAIDITYFRKPAFSAAVAAIALVFFALMGVTFFSAFYLQSVRGYSALESGLLIVPLAAAQIIFAPRARLVVDRFGARAVCTVGMLLVAGGLAAFALFDAGTPVWVMCLVFFAQGTGMAHIMPPVTVAVMQALPREKAGSGSAINNTFRQVGGALGVAVLGSVLSTVYRGDIEGHLAGVPAGVRDVAGESIEATLGVAAGLGPAGKPLVAAANDAFIGAMHVTALGSAAVALIGALVVGLFLPGRPPVRGDGTAGPAAGSGPDQEPVLEGRTAGR
- a CDS encoding ATP-binding cassette domain-containing protein, giving the protein MTRIDNNLRHGGNAVEVRGLVKHYGSTRALDGVDLDVGEGTVLGVLGPNGAGKTTLVRCLSTLILPDAGHAVVAGYDVVRQPRQLRRRIGLTGQYASVDEKLSGWENLYMIGRLLDLPRKRARARADELLERFSLTAAARRPAMEYSGGMRRRLDLAASMIGSPAVLYLDEPTTGLDPRTRNEVWDEVRRMVAEGATVLLTTQYMEEAEQLADELTVIDHGKIIARGGVDELKAKVGGRTLQIRPSDPARLAAMAQALREAGLDGIAGAQAVPDEGLLLVPILSDEQLTAVIGLLGTRGFPLAHVATALPSLDEVFLAITGEKSPSVTDTIPEEVAA
- a CDS encoding TetR/AcrR family transcriptional regulator, coding for MPEQDRAGRTDHADPVDHEGHEGRTGPVDHEDDTDHGQDRHDAGRAPGCGGAGRAQDPEPRRGRPRSAAAERAILDAVIGLLEAGEPLAGLSIERIARTAGVGKATIYRRWSGKEELFVDVLRDMEPADAVVSGTAGLDDLRVLLETLRTRGLAQRSSVLLHNVFAQMKSHPKLWSEYQGTVIAPRRVAMLAAVRRAVDAGELRDDIDVELIDDLFLGPMLVRTVHRPDAALPEDLADRIIRVLLQGLAPEAAGQS
- the panB gene encoding 3-methyl-2-oxobutanoate hydroxymethyltransferase, which gives rise to MSLQAAQNHSAPSPAGPTADSSKALYGGTSTRRITVHSIAAATERGEKWPMLTAYDAMTASVFDEAGIPVMLVGDSMGNCHLGYETTVPVTMDEIAMLSAAVVRGTRRALIVADLPFGSYQEGPVQALRNATRLIKESGVGAVKLEGGERSHEQIRLLVESGIPVMAHIGLTPQSVNAMGYRVQGRGEEAAQQLLRDAKAVQDAGAFAVVLELVPAELAAEVTRTLHIPTVGIGAGPDTDAQVLVYTDMVGLTGGKVPRFTKQYADLRKVLGDAAKEFADEVVGGSFPAPEHTFH